The genomic segment ATTTTTACTTAAATTCCAAGACGACTAGTCTCTGTATTTAAGCTCGCCTTTTTCTTTGATTTCATCATACCAAAGGTTGTGATGCTGCTTAGCCCACTGCTCATCACAGTAACCAGACACCATACAATCCATACCACCTTCAGACATAGCTGTTGCCATGAAGATGTGAACGATAGAGAAAGCACAGATAATAATTGCACTCACTGAGTGAACAACAAGAGCAAGTAAGCTTAGGTTACGGCTTGGTTCAAATAAGTTCGGGAACAGTAATAACATTCCTGATACTGAGATGAATAGACCGAATAGAGCAAATGCCCAGAACCATAGTTTTTCACCTGCGTTAGCAAAGCCAGCGTCAGGGTGCTTACCTTTAAATGGACCGAAGTTAATGTAACCACCAACAACCATCATCCATTTAATGTCATACATTTTTGGCATTTGGTTTTTAGCCCAAAGAACAACCATTAACGCCCAACCCAACATGAATGGGATAGCCATGTAATCATGGATTTCTTTAGACAAATATACCATGCTAGACCACATTCCTTCACCGATATACGGTTGGAAGAAGAAACGGCCAGCCAATAGCACTAAACCTGTCAAAATCAATAACATACATGGAATAGCACCAAGCCAATGTATTGATACGTCAAATTTAGACCAGCGATACACCATCTTACCGGTGAAACCACCGTGTAATTTTGAAATACCGTTTATTTTGATAAACAGTAAGAAGATGATGATCATACCAAATAGCGCAGCCAATAACGCTGGCGCTAATAAGTCACTACGAAGTTCGAATACACGTAAATCATAAGTATTGATTGGTTGTGCATGGAACTCACTTGTCGATGTGGTACGTCCCTCTACACCGTCTTTAAGCTGTGCCCATAATTGCGCATTGCCATCTTGAACGGTAAGAGATTCTTCACCACTTCCACTAGCGTGTGCGAATGTCATAACACTGAACATCAATGCGATAACAACGCCAATTTGTTTGAACCACTTGTTCATATTACATCCTCTATGCTATTTGATGCCTAGGTTGCCCTAGGCATCATAGCTAAGCTGACTAACACGTCTGGAGATTAACCCCAAACACCTTTGTTAGCTCCGCGGTAAGCAACACGCTCACGGAAGATAGCAGAAACAATTTCTGCATCACCAGCAAGTAGAGACTTAGTTGCACAAAGCTCAGCACACATTGGAAGTTTACCTTCAGCAACACGGTTAGCACCGTACTTCTCACGCTCAGCATGAGAATGATCTTCTTCAGGGCCACCTGCACAGAAAGTACACTTGTCCATCTTGCCACGGCTGCCGAAAGCGCCAGACTGAGGGAACTGTGGAGCACCGAAAGGACATGCATATAAACAGTAACCACAACCGATACAAGTATCTTTGTCGTGAAGCACAATGCCGTCTTCTGTTTTGTAGAAACAGTCTGCAGGACATACTGCCATACAAGGTGCATCACTACAGTGCATACATGCTACTGAGATAGACGCTTCACCACGCTCACCATCATTGATAGTTACTACGCGACGACGTTGAATACCCCACTCTAAAGCAGAGTCGTTTTCGTTTTTACAAGCTGTGACACAACCATTACATTCAATGCAGCGCTTGGTATCACATAAAAATTTCATTGTAGCCATTTGGCAATTCTCCTAGCTTAAGCTGCAATTACGCTTTTTCAATTTGACAAAGCGACGCTTTGGTTTCCTGCATTTGTGTTACAGGGTCATAACCATAGGTCAGTGCAGTGTTAGCTGATTCACCTAGTACGTAAGGAACAGTGCCTTCTGGGTAGTTAGGTGCAAGGCTTTCACCGTGCATTTCACCCGCGAAGTGGTATGGCATCCAAGTAACACCAGGCTTAACGCGTGGAGTAACCATTGCTTTAATCTTGATGCGTCCGCCTTCAGCACCTTCTAACCACACTGTATCGCCATCACGTAGACCACGTTCTGCAGCATCAGCAGGGTTGATTTCAACAAACATTTCTTGTTGAAGCTCTGCTAACCAAGGGTTAGAACGAGACTCTTCACCACCACCTTCGTACTCAACAAGACGACCAGATGTTAGCGCAAGTGGGTACTTAGCACTGTTGTCGTTGTCTTGAATTGTTTTGTACAGCGTAGGTAAACGGTGTACTTGCATATCTGCGTACGTTGGATACTTAGATACTAAGTCACGACGAGGCGTGTATAACGGCTCACGGTGAACAGGTACTTGGTCAGGGAATGTCCAAACAATACAACGAGCTTTAGCGTTACCGTAAGGGATACAGCCGTGCTTCATTGCAACGCGTTGGATACCACCAGAGATATCAGTCTTCCAGTTTTTACCTTCAGCGTGAACTTTCTCTTCAGCAGTTAGTTCATCGAACCAGCCAAGCTGTTTAAGCATGTCTGCAGTGAACTCTGGGTAACCATCTGTGATTTCAGCGCCTTTAGAGAAGCTGCCTTCAGCAAGAAGGTTCTTACCTTTGTATTCGATACCGTAGCGTGCACGGAAGTTACCGCCGCCTTCTAACACGTGTTTGTGCGTGTTATATAGGATTTGAGTACCTGGGTGCTTCTGCTCTGGAGTACCCCAACAAGGCCAAGGTAAACCGTAAGTTTCGCCTTTAGCAGGTCCGCCAGCAGCTTCAAGTGTCTTGTTGCTGAACGTGCCCCAGTTTTGAGTGTGCTCTTTGATACGCTCAGGGCTTTGACCTGACATACCAATTGTCCACATACCGCGGTTAATTTCGCGAGTGATGTCTTCAATAACTAGAATGTCATTTGCATCTTTAGCTATACGCTTAGTGTACTGTTCAGCAAAACCAAGTTTTTGAGATAGACGGTACATGATCTCAAGGTCAGTTTTTGATTCAAATAATGGCTCAACAACTTTTTCACGCCATTGTTGTGAACGACCAGAGTTAGATACTGAACCTTCAGTTTCAAACTGAGTACAAGCTGGAAGCAAGTAAACGCCGTTTTGACGACGGTGCATAACACCAGCCATAGTTGGGAAAGGATCCACAACAACAACAGTGTCCATCTTGTCTAGTGCTTCACGAACATCATCTTGACGAGTTTCAGTGTTAACTGATTGCCCCCAGAAGAAGCCCATGCGTACACGGTCTTTTTGCGCTAATTTTTCAGGTGTTTCTAAAACACCGTCATGCCAGCGTGAACAAGGAATACCAGGAGTATTCATTGGCACACGGCCAAGGTATTCATTTTGGTCGAAACGGCTAGAAACCCAATTTCTGTCTAGGTCCCAAACGTTTGTCCAGTGATCCCATGCGCCAGAAGTCAGGCCGTAGTAACCAGGTAAGTTATCAAATAATAAACCTAAGTCAGTTGCGCCTTGAACGTTATCGTGACCACGGAAAATGTTTGTTCCGCCGCCTTTAACACCCATGTTACCTAGTGCTAATTGAAGGATACAGTAAGCACGAGTGTTCGCATTACCGACGTGATGCTGAGTACCACCCATACACCAAACAACAGTACCTGGACGGTTATCTGCCATCATTTTCGCAGCTTGGTAAACTTCTTCTTCACTACAACCAGTGATGTCTGCAACTTCTTTCGGTGGGAACTTCTTCACTTCTTCGCGAATAGTTTCCATTTCGAAAACACGTTCTTGGATGAACGCTTTGTCTTCCCAACCGTTTTCGAAGATGTGCCAAAGCATACCGTAGATGAATGGGATATCAGTACCTGGACGCAATGCACAGTGAAGATCTGAATGTGCAGCAGTACGTGAGAAACGAGGGTCAACAACGATAATCTTAGCGTTGTTTTTCTCTTTCGCGATTAAGATATGCTGCATTGCAACTGGATGCGCTTCAGCCGGGTTTGCACCGATGAAGAAGATTGCATTTGCATTCTGGATATCGTTGAAAGAGTTAGTTTGCGCACCGTAGCCCCAAGTGTTAGCAACACCAGCTACCGTGGTAGAGTGACAAATACGTGCAGAGTGGTCTACGTTGTTCGTGCCCCACATTGCCGCAAATTTACGATACATGTAGCAGCCTTCGTTCGAGAACTTAGCACTACCCATAAAGTAAACTGAATCAGGACCTGACTCTTCACGAATATCAAGCATTTTGTCGCCGACTTCGTTGTAAGCTTGTTCCCAAGATAATTTCTTCCACTTGCCATCAACAAGTTTCATTGGGTACTTAAGACGCTTTTCACCGTGACCATGTTCACGTAAAGCAGCACCTTTAGCACAGTGACCACCAGCGTTGAATGGGTGATCGAATGCAGGCTCTTGACCTGTCCAAACGCCATTTTGTACTTCAGCGTATAAACCACAACCAACAGCACATGCAGAACATACAGTACGTTTGATTTCAGTTGGCGCATCATGAGGTACATCATGAGCTTCTGCTCTACGCATCATGCCAGTGCCCATTAGTGAAGCAGCGGCGATACCACCAGTAGCAATACCTGCATTCTTCATAAATTGACGACGGTTGATACCGAGCGACTTGGTAGCAGCTTTAGGAGCTGCGGTAGACTTGCGAGTTAACTTCATCGCTTATTTCTCCTGAATTAGCCGCGTAAGCTATCGTAGTAGCTACGAATATGCGCAGTTTCTTTGTAACCGTTAGAATCTTTCTTGCTAACGTTACTCTCGGTTGCTTGAGCCACACTCACACCAGTTACGGCGATGGCTGCTGATGCAGCGCTACCTACGGTGATGGCTTTCAGCAAAGATCTGCGATTCAGATCAGGCTGTTGCTTCTTCATCTTTACTCCCGGTTTAAATCACACCAACTCTGTGGTTGATGCCCTTGTAGGCCTTTACGGTCACTAAACACCATTTGTAAACAAATGGTTAACTAAGTAGGCCAGAAAGGTAAAAACACTTCTAAATGAATAATATCCACAAATTTACGTGGCTAATATATAGAGAGATAACGAAGAAAAAATTGATCTAGCACCTGTTCATATTCCAAAAAAAGA from the Shewanella japonica genome contains:
- a CDS encoding formate dehydrogenase subunit gamma — translated: MNKWFKQIGVVIALMFSVMTFAHASGSGEESLTVQDGNAQLWAQLKDGVEGRTTSTSEFHAQPINTYDLRVFELRSDLLAPALLAALFGMIIIFLLFIKINGISKLHGGFTGKMVYRWSKFDVSIHWLGAIPCMLLILTGLVLLAGRFFFQPYIGEGMWSSMVYLSKEIHDYMAIPFMLGWALMVVLWAKNQMPKMYDIKWMMVVGGYINFGPFKGKHPDAGFANAGEKLWFWAFALFGLFISVSGMLLLFPNLFEPSRNLSLLALVVHSVSAIIICAFSIVHIFMATAMSEGGMDCMVSGYCDEQWAKQHHNLWYDEIKEKGELKYRD
- the fdh3B gene encoding formate dehydrogenase FDH3 subunit beta, with the translated sequence MATMKFLCDTKRCIECNGCVTACKNENDSALEWGIQRRRVVTINDGERGEASISVACMHCSDAPCMAVCPADCFYKTEDGIVLHDKDTCIGCGYCLYACPFGAPQFPQSGAFGSRGKMDKCTFCAGGPEEDHSHAEREKYGANRVAEGKLPMCAELCATKSLLAGDAEIVSAIFRERVAYRGANKGVWG
- a CDS encoding molybdopterin-dependent oxidoreductase, which codes for MKLTRKSTAAPKAATKSLGINRRQFMKNAGIATGGIAAASLMGTGMMRRAEAHDVPHDAPTEIKRTVCSACAVGCGLYAEVQNGVWTGQEPAFDHPFNAGGHCAKGAALREHGHGEKRLKYPMKLVDGKWKKLSWEQAYNEVGDKMLDIREESGPDSVYFMGSAKFSNEGCYMYRKFAAMWGTNNVDHSARICHSTTVAGVANTWGYGAQTNSFNDIQNANAIFFIGANPAEAHPVAMQHILIAKEKNNAKIIVVDPRFSRTAAHSDLHCALRPGTDIPFIYGMLWHIFENGWEDKAFIQERVFEMETIREEVKKFPPKEVADITGCSEEEVYQAAKMMADNRPGTVVWCMGGTQHHVGNANTRAYCILQLALGNMGVKGGGTNIFRGHDNVQGATDLGLLFDNLPGYYGLTSGAWDHWTNVWDLDRNWVSSRFDQNEYLGRVPMNTPGIPCSRWHDGVLETPEKLAQKDRVRMGFFWGQSVNTETRQDDVREALDKMDTVVVVDPFPTMAGVMHRRQNGVYLLPACTQFETEGSVSNSGRSQQWREKVVEPLFESKTDLEIMYRLSQKLGFAEQYTKRIAKDANDILVIEDITREINRGMWTIGMSGQSPERIKEHTQNWGTFSNKTLEAAGGPAKGETYGLPWPCWGTPEQKHPGTQILYNTHKHVLEGGGNFRARYGIEYKGKNLLAEGSFSKGAEITDGYPEFTADMLKQLGWFDELTAEEKVHAEGKNWKTDISGGIQRVAMKHGCIPYGNAKARCIVWTFPDQVPVHREPLYTPRRDLVSKYPTYADMQVHRLPTLYKTIQDNDNSAKYPLALTSGRLVEYEGGGEESRSNPWLAELQQEMFVEINPADAAERGLRDGDTVWLEGAEGGRIKIKAMVTPRVKPGVTWMPYHFAGEMHGESLAPNYPEGTVPYVLGESANTALTYGYDPVTQMQETKASLCQIEKA
- a CDS encoding twin-arginine translocation signal domain-containing protein gives rise to the protein MKKQQPDLNRRSLLKAITVGSAASAAIAVTGVSVAQATESNVSKKDSNGYKETAHIRSYYDSLRG